Within the Paenibacillus sp. AN1007 genome, the region GTATCCGCCATACTGCCGCCTGATTCTGGTGACATTCTCCCATGAACAGCTTCCTGTACTGATTCGATTAGCTGAGAACTATACCCGGCTGCTGAAAGAGAAAGCGAACGCTGCCGGATGGCTGGGCAGTCTGGATCGTTTCAGTAATGAAGCCTTTGATGTGCTTGGCCCCGTAGCTTCGCCTATTCCACGGATCAAGAATAGATACCGATTCCAATGTATGATAAAATGGCGTGGGGATGTGGACGCCATCGGTCTGGCTCTGGCAGTGGCCCGGCACATGGACGATGATGTTCAGGCCCAGAAGCTGCTTATTAGTCTTGATGTAGACCCGCAGATGTTAATGTAGACATTTCACAGTTCTTTTCATAATAACGTGGATGTGAACAAGCGGTATAAACATAGATTAAAACCAACATACGAAATTAAAGATGATTCGTGAAACTATGATAAGGATTAGGAAGGTGCTTACAACATGTCGATTCGTATTATCGTTAAAGAACCAGATGAGGTGCTTCACAAAAGAGCCAAAGAAGTAACCAAGGTTACACCCAATGTACAGAAACTGCTTGATGATATGGCAGACACGATGTATGACGCCGAAGGCGTAGGTCTGGCCGCTCCGCAAGTGGGCATCCTGAAGCGTTTGATTGTCATTGATGCCGGGGATGAGCAGGGGCTGATCAAAATGATCAATCCGGAGATTATCTCCAGTGAAGGAGAGCAGTTTGGCCCCGAAGGATGCCTGAGTATCCCTGGAATTAACGGTGATGTTCGCCGCTTTGAGACGGTTACGGTTAAAGGCCTGGACCGGGAAGGCAAAGAGCTTATTATTACTGGCAGCGGCCTGCTGTCCCGTGCGTTCCAACACGAAATTGACCATTTAGACGGTGTACTCTTTACAGATATCGCCGAAAAAGTATATGAAATTGCGCCTGAGCAGACTGGACCGCGTCGAAATTAAGGAGTGATTGATTTGAACATTGTTTTTATGGGAACACCTGAATTTGCCGTTCCTTCGCTGGATATGCTGATGGCAGAGGGATATCATGTGGTGGGTGTAGTGACCCAGCCTGATAAACCGCAGGGACGTAAAAAAGTGCTTACACCTACACCGGTCAAGGCCGCAGCTGAACGCCACGGTCTGCCGGTGTTTCAGCCTGTCAAGCTTCGTGATCCGGAAGCGACAGCTCGCCTTGCGGAATGGAAGCCTGATCTGATTGTGACTGCAGCCTTTGGACAGATTCTTCCGAAGGCAGTGCTGGATATGCCGATTCGTGGATGCGTGAATGTACACGGATCTCTTCTGCCCAAATATCGCGGAGGCGCACCGATCCAGCGTTCCATTATCAATGGAGAATCGGTGACAGGCGTTACATTAATGTATATGGCTGAAGGATTGGATACCGGAGATATGATCTCACGAGTGGAAGTGCCGATTACAGATGAAGATACCTCGGGAACGATGTTTGCCAAACTGAGCGAAGCCGGTTCCAAGCTGCTTCAAGCGGAGATGCCCCGTCTGATTGCAGGAGAAACGAAAGCCGTTCCTCAGAATGAAGCGGAGGCTACCTATGCTCGTAATCTGACTCGTGAAGACGAGAAGATCGACTGGAATCGTACATCCCGTGAATTGTTTAACCAGATTCGCGGGTTGGTGCCTTTCTCAGGCGCATTTACGATGTGGGATGAACAGGTGTTTAAAGTTTGGGCGGCGGCTAATCCCGATCAGACTGCAGATGAAGCCTCTTCTGCTTCGAATGCTGGACAAGCCGAGCCGGGGACCGTGCTGCAGCTGAATAAATCAGGCATAGAAGTAAAGACAGGTGATGGCTCTCTATGGCTGACCGAAGTGCAGCCTGCTGGCAAAAAAGTGATGCAGGCCGCTGACTTTGCACGTGGTGGAACCTTGAAGCCTGGAATGGTGCTGCGATGAGTACTCCAAAATCAGGACATTCTTCAGGTAAAGAATATCAAGCAGCGGCCAGCCGAGCAGGCGGTAACCATGCGAATCGTCGTCATTCCAGTAAGGGTTCTTCTGACAATCAAGGGGGGCGTGCAGGAAACAGGCCTGCATCGACTTCTTCTGCGAAGGGGAGCCAGGCTCACACTCGTGTGCAGAAACCAAAAACTTCAGCCCGGGCACTTGCTGTCAAGGTACTTAGTGCGGTTGAGCAGGATGGAGCGTACAGTAATCTGGAATTAAACCGTCGTCTCAAAGAGGCAGAGCTGAGTTCTGCGGATGCCGGACTGGCTACAGAACTGGTATACGGAACGATTGCAAGACGGAATACGCTGGACTATTATTTGGAGCGTTTTGTTGCAAAGGGAATGGCAAAATTACAGTCATGGGTGCGAAGCCTGCTTCGGATCAGCGCGTATCAGCTGATCTACCTGGATCGAATTCCGGAACATGCCGTCGTCAGCGAAGCCGTGAACCTGGCGAAGAAGCTTGGTCATCAGGGAATCTCCGGTATGGTTAACGGCGTGCTGCGGAATATGATTCGCAATAAAGAACAGCTGCATATTCCCTCGGATCTGCCAGCTCCAGAACGGATCTCGCTGGAGCATTCCCATCCGCTCTGGATGGTGGAGCGGTGGATCGCTCAATATGGAGAAGAGACGACAGAAGCCATTTGCCGGGCGAATAACGAACCCCCGGCAGTGAGTGTGCGTGTGAACACCACGATGACTACACGTGACAAGCTGATGGAGGAGATGGCAGATGCCGGGGCTGTTGTGGACGTTTCCCGTCTCAGCCCGGATGGTATTCTGGTACGAAGCGGCGGTAACATGGCTCTCACGTCCTGGTATCGGGACGGCCTGTTCTCTGTACAGGACGAAAGTTCTATGTTGGTTGCCGAAGCTGTAGCGCCTGAAGAGGGACACCACGTACTGGACTGCTGCGCGGCTCCAGGCGGCAAGACGGCTCACATGGCAGAAAAAATGCGAGACCGCGGTCATATCACGGCTAATGATGTCCATGCACATAAACGGGAACTTATTCTGGAACAGGCTGAACGTCTTGGACTCAGCTGCATTGATGCGGTAACCGGGGATGCGCTTGATTTGAACAAGCGATATGCCGAGTCTTCTTTTGACCGGATTTTGCTGGATGCACCGTGTTCGGGACTAGGCGTAATTCGCCGCAAGCCGGATGTGAAATGGACCAAGTCCGCTTCGGATATTGAAGAGATTTCCAGCCTGCAGCGTGAGCTTTTGGACCGTGCTGCACCGCTGCTCAAACCCGGGGGTATTCTCGTATACAGCACATGTACCATTGAAGCGTCGGAGAACGAAGAGATGGTTGCGGACTTTTTGAACCGTCATCCGGAATATCGGGCCATCGGAACGCCTTTCTGGTCGCAGCCCGAAGCCGCGAACTGGAAACCCGTGAATGGCGGTGTTCAGATCCTGCCGCAGTACGCGCACAGTGACGGTTTTTACATCGCAAGGTTGACAAGAGTGGCTGATTAACCGTTTAATAGAGCACTGAAGGAAGGCCGCCGAGGGAAACCCCGGCGGATTTCTTTGTGAGAGGACATTCGCTAATTTCTAGTCGGCAAATGGATGTCAAGGTGCGATGGCAGCAGCGAGGTGTTATAATGCATGAAGAACGGGTTTGAAGGGTATACATGGATGTAAAGTGGCGTTTGTGATAGAATAGGACGAATGCAGTAAAACGATGGAAAGCCATTGAAAAACAAATGAAAAGAATAAAGGAATAGGTGTTGACAACAAAATGAAACCTTTTATATACGATTTTTCCCTCGAGCAGCTGCAGCAGTGGGCTGTAGAGAACGGGGAACCCGCGTTTCGCGGCGGCCAGATTTTTGACTGGATTTATGTGAAACGTGTGAATGATTTTAGTGAAATGACCAATCTTTCCAAAGCTTTACGCGAGAAGCTGGCAGACCAGTTCGAATTCGTAACGCTGAAGGAAATTACCAAGTTTGAATCGAAGGATGGAACGGTGAAATTCCTCTTTGGTCTGCATGACGATCATGCGATTGAGACGGTTATTATGAAGCATAACTACGGAAACAGCATCTGTGTAACAACACAGGTTGGCTGCCGGATCGGCTGCACGTTCTGTGCGTCCACGCTGGGCGGTCTCAAACGCAACCTGACAGCCGGAGAAATCGTTGCCCAGGTCGTACAGGCTCAGAAAATTCTGGATGAACGCGGTGAGCGGGTCAGCAGCATCGTGATCATGGGTTCGGGTGAACCTTTTGAAAACTATGAAGCAACGATGACGTTCCTGCGGATTATGATCCATGAAAAAGGACTGAACATCGGGCAGCGTCATATCACCGTGTCCACGAGTGGAATTGTGCCCAACATCTATAAGTTTGCAGATGAAGACACGCAGATTAATCTTGCCATTTCGATCCACGCGCCTAATGACGCTCTTCGTTCGAAATTGATGCCTGTAAACCGCCGCTTCCCGTTTGAAGATGTGATGGAATCTCTTCGCTATTACCTGGCGAAGACAGGCCGGAGAATTACGTTTGAATACGCATTGATTGGCGGCGTTAACGATCAGCCTGAGCATGCAGCGGAACTGGCAAGTGTGCTTAAAAACATGTTGTGCCATGTCAACCTGATCCCGGTTAACCATGTGCCTGAACGCAAATATGTGAGAACATCAAGAAGTGACATTTTTAATTTCCAGAGAATTCTCTCGGAAGAGGGAGTGAATGTTACGATTCGCCGTGAACAGGGACATGACATTGCTGCCGCTTGCGGCCAGCTTCGTGCAAAGCATATGGAGTTGAGGTGAGAGCGTTTTGATCAAAACAGTTCATGTGAGCCATATCGGACGAGTACGTTCGGTAAATGAAGATTCAGCCTGGATTCGTAATCTCGATACAGGATATATTCTGGGAATCGTCGCGGATGGCATGGGCGGACACCTTGCTGGTGATACAGCAAGCCGCCTTGCGGTGGAGACGCTGGTTCAGGATCTGGCGACACTTGAGCCAGGTTTGTCCCATGCTTCTCTGTCCGCAGCTCTGAGCGATGCGATTCTTCATGCGAATGAAGTCATATTCCGCACGGCGTCCACGGACGACAAGTATCATAACATGGGAACGACCGTAGTCGCAGCCTTGTTGAATGATGCGGAAGGTGTGATTGGACATATCGGGGACAGCCGTGCCTACAAAATTGCGGGCAGGGAAGTATTCCAGCTGACCGAGGACCATACACTGGTGAACGAATTGTATAAAAATGGTCAGATCAGCAAAGAGGATGTTACTCATCATCCACGCCGCAACGTGCTTACCCGTGCGCTTGGCACGGATGCCGAGGTGAAGGTTGATATGGATACAGTGAAATTGGAAGAAGGCGAAGTGCTGCTTCTCTGCAGTGACGGACTTAGCAACCTGGTCAGCAATGAGCAGATTATTCAGGTCGCGGGCAACCTTGAACTTGCACTGGAAGACCGTGCTGACCGATTGCTGCAGCTGGCACTGCTTGCTGGAGGAGACGATAACATAACGGTGGCTTTATTTGAGCCCCAGCAGCAGGATACCGTACAAACGGAAACGGGGTGTGAGTCATGATCGGGCACCAGCTAGGCGGACGCTATGAAGTCATTGAGCGTGTCGGTGGCGGCGGCATGGCTCTAGTGTACAAAGCCCAGGATCTGCTCTTGAACCGCAATGTAGCGATTAAAGTACTCAGACAGCAGTTTGTGCATGATGAAGAGTTTATTCGCCGCTTCCGCAGAGAGGCACAATCGGCGGCATCGCTCTCTCATCCCAACGTAGTCAGCATTTACGATGTGGGTCAGGAAGATGACGTTCATTATATTGTCATGGAGTACGTTGAAGGCAAGAATCTAAATGAAATTATTAAAGAACGTGCGCCTTTGCAGGTCGACGAAGCGGTACACATTGCTTCCCAGATCGCGGATGCTCTGGATCACGCGCATCATAATCAGATTATTCACCGGGATATTAAACCGCATAACATATTAATTGGACGGAATGGACGCGTAAAAGTAACAGATTTCGGGATTGCGCGTGCAGTTACCTCTACAACGATTACGCAGACAGGCTCGGTTGTAGGCTCAGTGCATTATTTCTCGCCAGAGCATGCTAAAGGTATTGTGACTGGGGAGAAGTCGGACTTATATTCTCTTGGAATTGTACTTTATCAAATGCTCACCGGGCAGCTTCCTTTTTTAGGGGAGAGTCCGATTAGTGTAGCTCTGAAACATCTGCAGGAAGAGTTTGATGAACCGCGCAAATTCAACCCGCTCATTCCGCAAAGTGTTGAAAATGTCATTCTGAAATCCATGCGCAAAAATCCGCAG harbors:
- a CDS encoding Stp1/IreP family PP2C-type Ser/Thr phosphatase, coding for MIKTVHVSHIGRVRSVNEDSAWIRNLDTGYILGIVADGMGGHLAGDTASRLAVETLVQDLATLEPGLSHASLSAALSDAILHANEVIFRTASTDDKYHNMGTTVVAALLNDAEGVIGHIGDSRAYKIAGREVFQLTEDHTLVNELYKNGQISKEDVTHHPRRNVLTRALGTDAEVKVDMDTVKLEEGEVLLLCSDGLSNLVSNEQIIQVAGNLELALEDRADRLLQLALLAGGDDNITVALFEPQQQDTVQTETGCES
- the def gene encoding peptide deformylase, which translates into the protein MSIRIIVKEPDEVLHKRAKEVTKVTPNVQKLLDDMADTMYDAEGVGLAAPQVGILKRLIVIDAGDEQGLIKMINPEIISSEGEQFGPEGCLSIPGINGDVRRFETVTVKGLDREGKELIITGSGLLSRAFQHEIDHLDGVLFTDIAEKVYEIAPEQTGPRRN
- the fmt gene encoding methionyl-tRNA formyltransferase; translated protein: MNIVFMGTPEFAVPSLDMLMAEGYHVVGVVTQPDKPQGRKKVLTPTPVKAAAERHGLPVFQPVKLRDPEATARLAEWKPDLIVTAAFGQILPKAVLDMPIRGCVNVHGSLLPKYRGGAPIQRSIINGESVTGVTLMYMAEGLDTGDMISRVEVPITDEDTSGTMFAKLSEAGSKLLQAEMPRLIAGETKAVPQNEAEATYARNLTREDEKIDWNRTSRELFNQIRGLVPFSGAFTMWDEQVFKVWAAANPDQTADEASSASNAGQAEPGTVLQLNKSGIEVKTGDGSLWLTEVQPAGKKVMQAADFARGGTLKPGMVLR
- the rsmB gene encoding 16S rRNA (cytosine(967)-C(5))-methyltransferase RsmB, which produces MSTPKSGHSSGKEYQAAASRAGGNHANRRHSSKGSSDNQGGRAGNRPASTSSAKGSQAHTRVQKPKTSARALAVKVLSAVEQDGAYSNLELNRRLKEAELSSADAGLATELVYGTIARRNTLDYYLERFVAKGMAKLQSWVRSLLRISAYQLIYLDRIPEHAVVSEAVNLAKKLGHQGISGMVNGVLRNMIRNKEQLHIPSDLPAPERISLEHSHPLWMVERWIAQYGEETTEAICRANNEPPAVSVRVNTTMTTRDKLMEEMADAGAVVDVSRLSPDGILVRSGGNMALTSWYRDGLFSVQDESSMLVAEAVAPEEGHHVLDCCAAPGGKTAHMAEKMRDRGHITANDVHAHKRELILEQAERLGLSCIDAVTGDALDLNKRYAESSFDRILLDAPCSGLGVIRRKPDVKWTKSASDIEEISSLQRELLDRAAPLLKPGGILVYSTCTIEASENEEMVADFLNRHPEYRAIGTPFWSQPEAANWKPVNGGVQILPQYAHSDGFYIARLTRVAD
- the rlmN gene encoding 23S rRNA (adenine(2503)-C(2))-methyltransferase RlmN, with the translated sequence MKPFIYDFSLEQLQQWAVENGEPAFRGGQIFDWIYVKRVNDFSEMTNLSKALREKLADQFEFVTLKEITKFESKDGTVKFLFGLHDDHAIETVIMKHNYGNSICVTTQVGCRIGCTFCASTLGGLKRNLTAGEIVAQVVQAQKILDERGERVSSIVIMGSGEPFENYEATMTFLRIMIHEKGLNIGQRHITVSTSGIVPNIYKFADEDTQINLAISIHAPNDALRSKLMPVNRRFPFEDVMESLRYYLAKTGRRITFEYALIGGVNDQPEHAAELASVLKNMLCHVNLIPVNHVPERKYVRTSRSDIFNFQRILSEEGVNVTIRREQGHDIAAACGQLRAKHMELR